In Anaerolineales bacterium, the DNA window GTAGAAATACTGCCCAACACATTGGCGCATAGAGCATACGGAACCGACTCGGCAGCGGAGGTATACCGCTGCCGCTACGGTCTAAACCCTGCGTATCGGCACGATTTTTTCAACGCTGAAATGGTCGTTTCGGGAATCGATGCGGACGGAGAAGTGCGCATCGTCGAACTCAAGGAGCATCCCTTCTTCATCGCCACATTGTTCGTGCCGCAGCATCGGTCGAAGCCGGAGGTTCCTCACCCCCTGATCACCGCCTACCTGGAAGCCGCGCTTGACTCCCTGTAGAAGGCTCATCGTTTTTCAAAGAAATCCCAGCGCCTAGGCCGCCTGCTCCCACACAGGCTTGTGCGCATATCCCATGGAAAAAGCCTTCTTGTTCAGCATTAAAGTTGTCGGCGGTACGGTGGCGGCGATGGCCTTTTCGACCGCCTTTCGCTCGGTGAAATCCACCACCGCAGTGAAGAATCCCAACATGATCACGTTCATCACGATACGCCGGCCCAATTCTTCGGCCATACGCGTCGCCGGAATCCCGACCGTCTGATCCCCCGTCTCCGGTGTGACGAAGTCACTCTCGATGATCACCAGGGCGTCCTCCCGCGCTTCGGGACGGAAGCGCGCGTA includes these proteins:
- a CDS encoding 2-oxoacid:acceptor oxidoreductase family protein is translated as MREEIRISGFGGQGVGLFGVILGRALSLYQDLNAVMTQAYGPEARGGASNANLVVADRPIDYPFVQKADVLVALSQESYARFRPEAREDALVIIESDFVTPETGDQTVGIPATRMAEELGRRIVMNVIMLGFFTAVVDFTERKAVEKAIAATVPPTTLMLNKKAFSMGYAHKPVWEQAA
- a CDS encoding CTP synthase: VEILPNTLAHRAYGTDSAAEVYRCRYGLNPAYRHDFFNAEMVVSGIDADGEVRIVELKEHPFFIATLFVPQHRSKPEVPHPLITAYLEAALDSL